A single Corynebacterium stationis DNA region contains:
- a CDS encoding TetR/AcrR family transcriptional regulator, with translation MPIISDEELNRRRHDILVGARKCFADHGYEGATVRLLEEATGKSRGAIFHHFGDKESLFLALAKEDTLRQAEVVANNGLVEVMREMLRHPERHDWLATRLEVASLVRTDPSFRVRWKDQQSILDEAMRARLRSKAEQGRVRGDISVDTLMAYLQTFMDGFISRLVQGDTHDLEAVLDIVEHSIRTATSAKLKATE, from the coding sequence ATGCCAATCATTAGCGATGAAGAGCTAAACCGCCGTCGCCATGACATTTTGGTGGGCGCGCGTAAATGCTTTGCAGACCATGGCTATGAAGGCGCTACTGTTCGCCTGCTCGAGGAAGCCACGGGGAAATCTCGCGGCGCAATTTTTCACCACTTCGGTGATAAAGAATCGCTGTTTCTGGCACTCGCCAAAGAAGACACGCTGCGTCAGGCAGAAGTCGTAGCCAATAATGGTCTGGTTGAGGTGATGCGCGAGATGTTGCGCCACCCCGAACGCCATGACTGGTTGGCTACGCGCTTAGAGGTTGCCTCGCTGGTGCGCACTGACCCGTCTTTCCGTGTCCGCTGGAAAGACCAGCAGTCCATCTTGGATGAGGCCATGCGTGCTCGTCTGCGCTCTAAAGCAGAGCAAGGCCGCGTGCGCGGCGACATCTCCGTGGACACGCTTATGGCTTATCTACAGACGTTTATGGACGGGTTTATCTCTCGGTTAGTGCAAGGCGATACTCACGACCTCGAAGCCGTGCTGGATATCGTAGAGCACTCGATTCGTACGGCAACCTCGGCGAAGTTGAAAGCAACCGAATAG
- a CDS encoding NAD(P)-binding oxidoreductase: MPDTKKVLYIGGHGKIGLLTTPKLVEKGHEVHSLVRNPEYKAELEGLGATPVIADITKQSAADWAQLVDGFDVVVWGAGNGGRGGADLTFAVDQDGAIALVEGMESLGEKAPRLIMISYMGATTNEVENDGGSWYAYVESKKNADNRINSSSLDHVILGPGLLTEDPAAGITVTEPRSVRDGDAKTPRELVADVIAEIINEDKVPPHAPLEFYTGDKPVSSIWES; encoded by the coding sequence ATGCCTGATACGAAGAAAGTTCTGTACATCGGTGGTCACGGCAAGATTGGTTTGCTAACCACCCCGAAGCTCGTAGAAAAAGGTCACGAGGTTCACTCGCTCGTGCGCAATCCTGAATACAAAGCTGAACTGGAAGGCCTTGGAGCTACTCCAGTTATCGCTGATATCACGAAGCAAAGTGCTGCTGATTGGGCACAACTTGTCGATGGCTTCGATGTCGTCGTCTGGGGCGCCGGCAACGGTGGCCGGGGCGGTGCTGATCTCACTTTTGCCGTTGACCAAGATGGCGCCATCGCCTTGGTTGAGGGCATGGAATCACTCGGGGAGAAGGCACCTCGACTGATTATGATTTCCTACATGGGCGCTACCACCAATGAAGTAGAAAATGACGGTGGCTCTTGGTACGCCTACGTGGAATCGAAGAAGAATGCCGATAACCGCATCAACTCCTCGAGCCTCGACCACGTAATCCTAGGCCCTGGCCTGCTAACTGAAGACCCAGCTGCTGGTATTACCGTCACCGAGCCAAGAAGTGTGCGCGACGGCGATGCTAAGACCCCACGCGAATTGGTTGCCGATGTCATCGCTGAGATCATCAACGAAGACAAGGTGCCACCACACGCACCGCTGGAGTTCTACACCGGCGACAAGCCAGTCTCCAGCATCTGGGAGTCCTAA
- a CDS encoding ACT domain-containing protein, translated as MIAIMTVTGADRTGIIAQVTTALAELNVNIVDVSQTLMSGYFTMILRVELLDSETSIQKIQERMKPVEEETQQVIRIQSEDLFTAMNEI; from the coding sequence ATGATTGCCATCATGACTGTTACCGGTGCCGATCGCACTGGAATTATTGCCCAAGTAACTACTGCCCTCGCGGAACTCAATGTCAATATCGTGGATGTGTCCCAGACTTTGATGTCGGGTTATTTCACCATGATTTTGCGCGTGGAACTTCTCGATTCTGAAACTTCTATTCAAAAGATCCAAGAGCGCATGAAACCCGTTGAGGAAGAAACACAGCAGGTCATCCGTATCCAGTCGGAAGACCTGTTTACCGCGATGAACGAAATTTAA